One segment of Metallosphaera cuprina Ar-4 DNA contains the following:
- a CDS encoding class I SAM-dependent methyltransferase has product MPTYYPVKRMGITLDEQNFILKRLIQFKTEGDVLDIGSGNSLIPIQLSKAWNKKIIAADIWDEFPIELAKRNADEEKASVDFIRIERPNLKLPFPESSFSFIYSIMFVYNLRKNEREALFSEIHRVLKEGGSFLLVDPVIVRKERKELKGFTETLYREENALFYYLAKKVNRPS; this is encoded by the coding sequence TTGCCTACATACTACCCTGTCAAGAGGATGGGAATAACGCTTGATGAACAAAATTTTATTTTAAAAAGATTAATACAATTTAAAACTGAAGGAGACGTCCTAGATATAGGAAGTGGCAATTCCCTTATACCGATTCAATTGTCCAAAGCGTGGAATAAGAAAATCATAGCAGCTGACATATGGGATGAATTCCCAATTGAACTGGCTAAAAGGAACGCGGATGAGGAGAAGGCTTCCGTAGATTTCATACGTATTGAAAGGCCGAATCTTAAGTTACCGTTCCCTGAATCTAGTTTTTCCTTCATTTACTCTATCATGTTTGTGTACAATTTGAGGAAAAACGAAAGGGAAGCCCTGTTCTCAGAAATACATAGGGTTTTGAAGGAAGGCGGTTCGTTCCTGTTGGTAGACCCTGTAATAGTTAGGAAGGAAAGGAAAGAACTGAAGGGGTTCACAGAAACGCTCTATAGGGAGGAGAACGCGCTTTTCTATTATTTAGCGAAAAAAGTTAACCGGCCGTCTTAG
- a CDS encoding S53 family peptidase, whose translation MIKELILITLMLSQVIPFAHVSQQSLLNSISPNQLVTVSIVEKPQNLEQLQMLVQEHKVLSREQVQSLFIPKSDIDRLVSYLNSVGIKTQVYMNVITATGAAEQFIKALGGQFYVERFHNLTFYQYVGVNSPLASNAYVFSTNLTSLLIQRPNTLMNVTQAVAYSVVTPKELMQAYNVTPLLNKGVNGTNVTIGILDFYGDPYIQQQLQDFDRSYNVSNPPSFKVESIGAYNPNDGIANGWALEISLDVEYAHVLAPNAGIVLYVANPNVTLPEAIAYIDQQDQVSVVSQSFGIPEIYVDLGLLPLSMVQSMTYEYWLGEVEGITFVAASGDSGGTGNNFYLSPLGNLVLPASDPYVLAVGGSSLYYSNGSSTQTAWSGESLFGASTGGFSTIFPSPWYQGAEGFRMVPDVVADGNPYTGVPVTYYYNVSELVGGTSLASPLVSAIIALAVQVHGRLGFINPLIYSLNGTKALSPISFGYNTPYVVNGTPNPVTGLGYINAGYFVSLISKSQTLAVAVQNTTYVDGQTVNVIVKGPSSLQPIAKLFNGTAYLGEIPLSFNGTYWVGSFIAHGSGTQELIVTQGDNSSGTYFTVGIQAQYILPQVALYPTPGNLPVLVHLTYPNGTTAFSSSQITAYLYAYNPTTGEETLISTVKLSHPLLLNFSQFGITITNATDYEFGSFHLNSSMVSGIYLVKLSNTFGFDEFVSGIYVVPYIIPQVATEPLVVSPGENFTLAVFTETLGSPNVTVSFIKNGIYYFNTTVNSIETSSGQFYVLQAELPKGIPSGYYTVEARATYNFTNYTAQGIGTTQIYVSPSSVHLSLNGLQETALQNSSLLINATITYPNGTPVKYGTFTAIVIPAYLQSSFDSLSISNAVPLRYENGSWIGYFDLPSGANSNGLGLSPYGLAGQWLVYVSGVSSEGYPVDLGSSLNYANLNIIPQPSASFTLMPYVLTPVFNGTSGYNLYILNATIINHNATIINSVIYNLTAINSTVSLINTQVFHYRLVNSSLLNNTAITPVQILTTNSGHISLPKASGVNSSHTNQNSVSPNENPAIALIILIFGLLVAVLILKRK comes from the coding sequence ATGATAAAGGAACTCATCTTAATTACATTAATGTTAAGCCAGGTGATACCTTTTGCTCACGTCAGTCAGCAAAGTCTATTGAACAGCATCTCACCAAATCAGTTGGTAACTGTATCAATAGTGGAAAAACCGCAGAACCTAGAACAGCTTCAGATGTTAGTCCAAGAACATAAGGTTTTGAGTCGAGAGCAAGTTCAATCTCTATTTATACCCAAATCAGATATAGATAGGCTCGTAAGTTATCTGAACAGCGTGGGTATTAAAACTCAAGTTTACATGAACGTCATAACTGCAACAGGCGCAGCTGAACAGTTCATCAAGGCCTTAGGCGGCCAGTTTTACGTAGAGAGGTTTCACAATTTGACCTTTTATCAATATGTTGGCGTAAACTCTCCGCTGGCTTCGAACGCTTACGTCTTCTCAACGAACTTAACCTCTCTTCTCATTCAAAGACCAAACACCTTGATGAATGTAACGCAGGCAGTGGCTTACTCTGTGGTAACTCCGAAAGAGCTAATGCAGGCCTATAATGTCACTCCATTACTTAACAAGGGAGTTAATGGGACTAACGTGACTATAGGAATATTGGACTTTTACGGAGACCCTTACATCCAACAGCAGCTACAGGACTTCGATAGAAGCTATAACGTTAGTAACCCTCCTTCATTTAAGGTAGAGAGCATTGGTGCGTATAATCCTAATGATGGGATAGCTAACGGATGGGCTTTAGAGATATCGTTGGACGTAGAGTACGCTCATGTGTTAGCTCCTAACGCTGGGATAGTACTTTACGTGGCTAATCCAAACGTTACGTTACCTGAGGCCATAGCTTATATAGATCAACAAGACCAGGTATCGGTAGTGTCACAGAGTTTTGGTATTCCTGAGATATATGTAGACCTAGGGCTGTTGCCGCTCTCTATGGTTCAATCGATGACCTATGAGTACTGGCTGGGTGAGGTAGAGGGTATAACTTTCGTTGCAGCTAGCGGAGACAGCGGAGGAACGGGAAATAACTTCTACCTCTCACCTCTTGGGAATTTAGTCCTTCCTGCCTCAGATCCATACGTTTTAGCCGTGGGTGGTAGCTCATTGTATTACTCCAACGGGAGTTCCACACAAACAGCCTGGAGTGGAGAAAGCCTCTTTGGAGCTAGCACAGGCGGATTCAGCACCATATTCCCTAGCCCCTGGTATCAAGGAGCTGAGGGATTCAGGATGGTACCCGATGTGGTAGCGGACGGTAATCCATATACAGGCGTCCCTGTAACTTATTACTATAACGTCTCGGAGCTAGTAGGAGGAACCTCATTAGCTTCACCTCTTGTCTCAGCTATAATTGCCTTAGCAGTACAGGTGCACGGAAGGCTCGGGTTCATTAATCCTTTAATTTATTCTCTGAACGGAACGAAGGCCCTCTCACCGATAAGTTTCGGATACAACACACCTTACGTCGTTAATGGAACTCCTAATCCTGTCACTGGTCTGGGATACATCAATGCAGGTTATTTTGTTTCGCTTATTAGTAAGTCTCAAACGTTAGCTGTAGCAGTTCAGAACACTACTTACGTTGACGGGCAGACCGTTAACGTGATCGTTAAAGGTCCTTCCTCTTTACAGCCTATAGCGAAGTTGTTTAACGGAACGGCTTACTTAGGGGAAATCCCTCTTAGTTTTAACGGAACGTATTGGGTTGGAAGTTTTATAGCGCACGGATCTGGAACGCAAGAACTTATAGTGACTCAAGGAGATAACTCGTCCGGGACATATTTTACTGTGGGAATTCAAGCTCAATATATCTTGCCTCAGGTTGCACTCTATCCAACCCCAGGCAATCTGCCCGTGCTAGTACACTTGACCTATCCAAACGGAACCACGGCCTTCTCCAGCTCTCAAATAACGGCATATCTCTATGCCTATAATCCAACTACAGGTGAGGAGACTCTGATCTCCACTGTCAAGTTAAGCCATCCCTTATTGTTAAATTTCAGTCAGTTTGGAATTACCATAACTAACGCTACAGATTACGAGTTCGGCTCATTTCATCTAAATTCTTCAATGGTTAGTGGAATTTATTTGGTTAAACTATCTAACACTTTTGGGTTCGACGAGTTCGTTTCCGGGATATATGTAGTTCCTTATATCATACCGCAAGTAGCTACGGAACCCCTAGTAGTGTCTCCTGGGGAGAACTTCACTCTGGCAGTTTTCACTGAAACCCTAGGATCACCTAACGTTACCGTGAGCTTCATTAAGAACGGAATATATTATTTTAACACTACGGTGAACTCAATTGAAACATCATCAGGCCAGTTCTACGTTCTCCAAGCTGAACTGCCTAAAGGGATACCATCTGGCTACTATACCGTAGAGGCTAGGGCTACATATAATTTCACTAATTACACTGCGCAGGGCATCGGAACGACACAAATATACGTTTCCCCCTCATCCGTTCATCTCTCTCTTAACGGACTTCAAGAGACCGCGTTACAGAACTCCTCCCTATTAATTAATGCTACTATAACTTATCCTAATGGCACTCCAGTAAAATACGGTACGTTCACAGCAATAGTTATTCCTGCTTACTTACAGAGTTCCTTCGACTCACTCTCTATATCTAACGCCGTGCCTCTAAGGTACGAAAACGGTAGCTGGATAGGCTACTTTGACCTCCCATCAGGGGCCAACTCCAATGGATTAGGTCTGTCTCCTTACGGTTTGGCAGGTCAATGGTTAGTTTACGTAAGTGGTGTCTCTAGTGAAGGCTATCCTGTAGATCTTGGATCGTCTCTTAATTACGCTAACTTAAATATTATACCTCAACCGTCTGCAAGTTTTACACTAATGCCTTACGTTCTAACACCAGTCTTTAATGGAACTTCAGGGTACAACCTTTACATCTTAAATGCGACGATTATTAATCATAATGCTACTATTATAAACTCAGTTATATATAATCTTACAGCTATAAACTCTACTGTAAGCTTAATTAACACTCAAGTGTTTCACTATAGACTGGTGAATAGCAGCCTGTTAAATAACACAGCAATAACTCCCGTGCAGATTCTTACGACCAACTCAGGACACATATCCTTGCCTAAAGCTAGTGGAGTTAACTCTTCTCATACAAATCAAAATTCAGTTTCCCCAAATGAAAACCCAGCTATCGCACTTATCATATTAATCTTCGGTTTATTAGTGGCCGTTTTGATTTTGAAAAGAAAATAA
- a CDS encoding NADP-dependent isocitrate dehydrogenase: protein MNQVSDGEKVKFENGKWIVPRNPVILYIEGDGIGPEIVTAARKVLDKAVQRAYGSKREIKWVEVLAGEKAFVKVGDRFPKETQEMLMNYRVVLKGPLETPIGKGWKSVNVAIRLMLDLYANIRPVKYIDGLESPLKEPNKVDMIIFRENTDDLYRGIEYTYDSEEAKKIRNFLKDELGIKVEDDTGIGIKVISKFKTERITRMAINYAIQHNRKKVTIMHKGNVLKYTEGAFRDWAYELTKTEFRDKIVTEEEVNTQYGGRAPEGKLIVNDRIADNMFQQIITRPDEYDVILAPNLNGDYISDAAGALIGNIGMLGGANIGDSGGMFEAIHGTAPKYAGKNTANPTGIIKGGELMLRFMGWDEAAELIEKAILTAVSSKRVTQDLARFMGVKALSTSEFTNELVNIIDTL, encoded by the coding sequence ATGAACCAAGTATCAGATGGAGAAAAAGTGAAATTTGAAAACGGAAAGTGGATAGTCCCACGTAATCCTGTTATCCTTTACATTGAAGGAGATGGAATAGGTCCAGAGATAGTAACTGCAGCTAGGAAGGTTCTGGATAAGGCAGTGCAGAGGGCATACGGTTCTAAAAGGGAGATAAAGTGGGTTGAGGTTCTGGCTGGGGAGAAGGCCTTCGTCAAGGTGGGAGATAGGTTCCCTAAGGAGACTCAGGAGATGCTAATGAACTACAGGGTTGTGCTAAAGGGTCCACTCGAGACCCCGATTGGTAAAGGATGGAAATCAGTAAACGTTGCAATAAGGTTAATGTTAGATCTTTACGCTAACATAAGGCCAGTTAAATACATAGATGGTTTGGAGTCTCCCCTGAAGGAGCCAAACAAGGTCGACATGATTATCTTCAGGGAGAACACCGATGATCTCTACCGAGGTATCGAGTACACTTACGATAGTGAAGAGGCGAAAAAGATTAGGAATTTCCTGAAGGATGAACTCGGGATAAAGGTCGAAGACGATACTGGAATAGGAATCAAGGTAATTAGTAAATTTAAGACCGAGAGGATTACGAGGATGGCAATCAATTACGCGATTCAGCACAACAGGAAGAAGGTCACGATAATGCACAAGGGAAACGTGTTAAAATATACTGAGGGTGCCTTCAGAGATTGGGCCTATGAGTTAACAAAGACCGAGTTCAGAGATAAAATAGTTACAGAAGAAGAGGTAAACACTCAGTATGGAGGTAGAGCTCCAGAGGGAAAGCTGATAGTGAACGACAGGATAGCTGACAACATGTTTCAGCAGATTATTACTAGGCCTGACGAATACGACGTTATATTAGCTCCCAATCTAAACGGAGACTACATATCTGACGCAGCGGGAGCTCTAATAGGAAATATCGGAATGTTAGGAGGAGCTAATATAGGAGATTCTGGAGGTATGTTCGAGGCAATACATGGAACAGCTCCGAAGTACGCTGGGAAAAACACAGCTAATCCGACGGGGATAATAAAAGGTGGAGAACTGATGTTGAGGTTTATGGGATGGGATGAAGCTGCAGAACTGATAGAAAAGGCCATACTGACTGCCGTGTCATCAAAGAGAGTTACACAAGACCTTGCTAGGTTTATGGGGGTAAAAGCGTTAAGTACTTCAGAGTTCACCAACGAATTAGTAAACATCATAGATACGCTTTAG